AGGCGATGAGCTGCGCGAGCGAGAAGAGCGCCAGCAACACCCCCGCCGTGGTGGCCGTGCCCCCCATGGACTCCACATAGAAAGGCAGCAGCGGGATGATGAGACCGAAGCCCACCAGGTCCAGGAACACCGTGACGAAGACGAGCGCGCGGACCCGTCGCTGCACGTTCCGGGGTGCGGGGGAGTTCCAGGCGGGCGAAGGCATGCACCCGATGATTCACGGCCGGACGCGCCAGGGGAACAGGATTCGTGGCCGCGGGCATCGTCAGATACAGCCGTGTTAATGTCGACATCCCCGAAACTCCCGCACATTCCTGTGGGGACCGTCCGGGGCGCGAAAGGCTTTCCACCATGTCATCCCGCCGACACAGTCTGTCTTGGGGCGTCGCCCTGCTGCTGACCCTCGCCGCCAGCGCCGCGGGCGCCACCGAGCCCACCGCATCTCCGGCCGTCCTCGCGGAGCAGTCCGCGTGTTCGCAGGAGCTGCAGTCCGATGCCAGGAACACCGAGGGCGACGTGTCCGGCCTCGTCTGCGTCAGCGTCCGGTGCAGCTCCGACCAGGACTGCGTGCAGGCCTGTCCCTCCGCCAGGACGGCGACGTGCTCGCGCAACGCCTGCAGCTACACCTACGGCGGCGGTGGCGGAGGCCCTGGCGGCCCGACCTGCCCCTCCACGCGGTGCATGTATGACGAAGACTGCGTGTGCCGGGGCGTGCAGGGTTACTGCAACGTCCGCGCGTGCGCCTACTGAGCGTCGCGTCCGTCACGTGAGTTCCCGGGCCCGGGGCTTGGTTACAACGCCCCGCCCCGCGCTCGTGGAACACGCCTCAGCGCTTGCGTGCCGCCGGCTTGCGCGCCGGCCTGGGCGACAGCAGGTCCTCGAAGAGGGAGAACACCTGCTCCGCCCCCTCCTCCAGCGCGGCGGCTCCGCGCCCGGCCCACTGTTCGAGCAGCCACCCATCCGTGGCCTGGCCAATGCCCATGAGTGACGCCAGCAGCAGCGTCTCGGGCACATCGCCGCGCACCGCGCCCACCTCGCGCCCGTCCTCCAGCACGCGCTGGAACCACGCCACCAGCGGCCCTTCGAAGCGGCCCCAGGTGTCCTGGAGCTTCGGATGGCTTCGTGCCTGAGACAGGCCCCGAAGCAGTCGGGCCGACCGCGCGTCCTCCATGACGAAGGCCACGGCCGCGAAATAACGCTCACGCAACGTGCGCCAGAACGCCTCCGCGCGGGCGGGCGCCTCCCATGCGCCGAACCGCCGCGCCAGGGCGTCCAGCATCTCGCCCATCACGGCGGCATACAGGTCGTCCTTGCTCTCGAAGTAGTAATACGCGACGCCCTTGGAGAACCCCGCCCGCTCCAGGATGCGGTTGTACGAGGCCCCGTCGAAGCCATGCTCCGCGAACTCCTCCGCCGCCACGGCGAGGAGTGTCTGTCGGCGTTCGGGGTCGAGCCTGCTGGACCTGGGACGGGGCATGGGACGCGGAGCTTCTCTCTATCAGGATGCGCCTGTCCCCGGGGCATCTCCCAGCGCCGCGCGATGGAGTTGGTGCCACGCGACGATGGCCCGGTCCGCGCGAACCAGGGTGCCGTGCGACAGCGCCCCCGAGCGAGGCAGGCTGGAACGGACCATTCGATGGTCATCCGGCTGGATGAACTGGAACTCGAACGCAATCGCCAACCGCGCGGCCAGCCACCCCAGCCCCGGCACCGGCACGTAACGCTGGTGGAAGCGCGCGGCGATCCACGTGTGCTCGCCATCCACGGGCGTACACACCACGGCGGCATCGAGCCGCGGCGAGAAGCGCAGGTGGAGCGCGCCCGGGTAACCCACATGGATGTCGAAACGAAGCCCCGTGCCCGGCGGCCCGTCCTCCTTTCGGAGCCAGCCCACCGAGCGAATGGAACCCGACTCCACCTGCACCTCATAGGGGTCCAGCCGCGTGTACCCCGGCGGCACGTAGCGCCGGTGCGCGAACGGAAAGTGATGGAGGTCCAGCATCCCCTCCATCACCCGCGTGAAGCGCGCGCTCCAGACATCATCCACGGAGGCGCTGTTCGGGCCGGGTTCGGGCGCGCTGGGGAGCCACGGCAGTTCGGGCAAAGGCTCACGTGTCACCCCGCCCAACCAGGCCCAGATGAAGCCGTGTGCTTCACGGACCGGATGCTTGCGCAGCGAAAGCGCCTTCGACGGTTTCGCCTCACGCCCTTCGCAAGGCATGGCACGGCAAGCCCCGCCACCGTCGTAACGGAAGCCATGGTACGGGCACTCCAGCATCCCCTCTCGCACCCGGCCGAGCCCGAGGTCCGCGCCACGATGAGGACAGGCCGCATCCGCGCCATGCGCCACGCCGTCCGCGTCACGCCACAACACGAGCCGCCGCCCCAGGCGCTGGAGCCCCAGCGGCGAGGAGCGCCCGAGCGCCGACGCCTGGGCCACCGCGTACCAGTGCGTGGCCCACCGCTCTTCCTGCTTCGTCCCCGTCGCTTCGTTCATGGGAGCCGCCCCTAGACCGACAGTTAGACCACTGGTCTATTATGGGGCGGCCCAATCCCCGCGCAACGGGAAACACGGGGCCGCGAGCCCCCGAGGCGGGGGGCGTCATCGCTTTTCGGGACTAGGGGGAAAGCGAGACAGCAGCTTGTGGACCGCCTCGTCGATCTTCTTCTGGAACGCCTCGGGCGACAGGTTCCGGTGGAGCTCGGCTTGCGCGGTGCCTCGCCAGACGAGCCGCTGCTCCCTCGCGTCCACGCCGTCGAGGATGAGCGTGCCCACCTCGTATTCACGGACGTAGGTGCGTGGGCCGCCCACTCCGTAGGGATACCCATAGGGCCCGTAGAAGGAACTCCAGGGGCTCCAGTAGGGCCCCCACGGATAGCCGTAGAACGAATCCACGGTGTCGATGGACAGCTTGGTATTGATGGCGCCCTGCCAGCCCACGAGGAAGTCCGGGTCGTCGGACATCTCCACCCGCTGGTAGCCGCGCGACTGCAGCTCCTTGTCCACCGCCATCCGCACGCGCACGTCCGTGATGTCGTTGTAGACGCGCGAGTCCTTGCCTTGAGGCTGCGGCAACCAGGCGTAACGCTGGAAGCGCTCGATGCGCTCGACGGCCGTGGGGTCGTAGTTGGTGTTGACCTGAACGCCCGAACAAGCCGCCAGCGCCAGCCCCAGCAGCACGGGAGTCATCCGATACAGCAGCCGCATTCGAGCCTCCTCCTGTTGGGGCGCGAACACCGCGCGACGCCCGTTCCTGAGAAAGCTAGGCGCCCGTCGCGCGGGCCTCGGGTACGGCCCGGACGTCCGGCATCCGGGGGGGAGCGGGTCCTTGCGAAAGGTGGGCTCGTCCGGGATGAAACCGACGAATCCGTTGTTCCGGCCGCGCCTTCGTGCCCCAGACCGTCTATATCCCCCGCTTTCGGCCGTTGACGGCGGCACGCCGCCCCGGCGGTCTGGCACACCCCTGCTGTTTCTCAGGAGCCACCTGTGACCCACCCCCATCGACGTTTCACCGGCGCCAGGCATGTGCTGGTGTCCGCATGCACGTCCGCCCTGCTGACCTCGTGCGCATCCTCCACGTCCGCCGAGAAACCAGAGGCCCCCGCCGCGGCGCCGCAAGCGGCCCCCGTGGCCTCCGCGCCGAAGCCCACCTACGGGACGTTCGGCTTCGACCTCGCCGGCATGGACCGGAGCATCACGCCGGGCAACGACTTCAACGGCTATGCGAATGGGACCTGGATCAAGCAGACGGAGATTCCAGCCGACCGCTCCAGCTACAGCAGCTTCACGACCCTCACGGAGCAGGCGGACCAGCGCAACCGGCAGCTCATCGAAGGGCAGAACCAGGCCGCTGAAGGGAGTGAAGCCCGGAAGGTGGGCGACATCTTCGCCAGCTACATGGACGAAGCCGCCATCGAGGCACGGGGCGCCGCGCCGCTGAAGCCCGAGCTGGACCGCATCGCCGCCATCAGCCAGCGAAGCCAGTTGGCCACGGTGCTGGGCGCGTCGCTGCGCGCGGACGTGGACGCGCTCAACATGGGTGACGTCACCACGGACCGGCTCTTCGGCCTCTGGGTGGCCGAGGACTTCAACGAGCCGTCGCGCTACGCCCCCTACCTGCTCCAGGGCGGACTGTGGCTGCCGGACCGTGACTACTACCTGGTGGACAGCCCCCGCTTCGCGGAGGTCCGCAAGAGCTACCAGGCCCACATCGCCGCGATGCTGAAGCTGGCCGGCTTCGACGACGTGGAGGCCCGGGCGGGCCGTGTCCTCGCGCTCGAGCGGAAGATGGCGCAGACGCACTGGCCCCAGGTGGACACGCGGGACGTCTCCAAGGCCAACAACCCGTGGCCCCGCGCGGAGTTCGCCAAGCGCGCGCCCGGGCTCGCCTGGAACGAGTTCTTCAACGCCGCGGGCCTGGGCGAGCATCCGCAGTTCATCGTCTGGCAGCCGAGCGCGCTCAAGGGCCTGTCGAAGCTGGCGCAGTCCGAGCCGCTCCAGGCCTGGAAGGACTACCTGGCCTTCCACGCCGTGGCCCGTGGGGCGGCCTCCCTGCCGAAGGCGTTCGTCGACGAGAGCTTCGCCTTCAATGGCAAGACGCTCAGCGGCGTCCCGACGCAGCGCGAGCGCTGGAAGCGCGGCGTCGACGCCACCAACCACTTCATGGGCGAGGCCGTGGGCAAGCTGTACGTGGCCAAGTACTTCCCGCCGGAGGTGAAGGCGGAGGCGGACGCCATGGTCCGCAACATCATCACCGCGTTCGACAAGCGCATCGACGCGCTGACGTGGATGTCGCCGGAGACGCGCACCCGGGCGAAGCAGAAGGTGTCCACGCTCCAGGCCAGCATCGGCCATCCGGAGCGGTGGCGTGACTACTCGGGGCTCGACATCGTCCGGGGTGACGCCTACGGCAACGCCGAGCGCGCCACGCTCTTCGAGTACCACCGCAACGTCGCCAAGCTGGGCAAGCCCGTGGACCGGCAGGAATGGTACATGGTGCCGCAGTTGGTGAACGCGCTGAACTCGCCGCAGCAGAACTCCATCATCTTCCCGGCGGCCATCCTCCAGCCCCCCTTCTTCGACGCGAACGCCGACCCGGCCGTCAACTACGGCGCCATTGGTGCCGTCATCGGCCACGAAATCGTCCACAGCTTCGACGACGTGGGCGCCAAGTTCGACGCGCAAGGCAAGCTGGAGAACTGGTGGACGAAGGAGGACGAGGCGAAGTTCCAGGCCGCGGGCCAGGCGCTGGCGGCGCAGTACAACGCCTACCGCCCGCTGCCGGACCTGTCCGTCAACGGCGAGCTGACCCTGGGCGAGAACATCGCCGACGTGGCGGGCGTCGCCGTGGCGTATGACGCCTACCAGCTCTCCCTGGGCGGCAAGCCCGCGCCCGTCATCGACGGCTTCACGGGCGACCAGCGCTTCTTCCTCGGCTTCGGCCAGGTGTGGCGTGGCAAGTACCGCGAGCCCTACCTGCGCCGCATCCTCATGACGGATGGACACGCACCTGGCCCCTACCGCGCCGCCACCGTGAGAAATCTCGACGCTTGGTACAACGCATTCGAGGTCCAACCGGGACAGACGCTCTTCCTGACGCCCGACCAACGTGTCCGGATTTGGTAAAGCCAGGCATGTCATTGACGGCAAATCCCGGATTGAAGGAGCGTACTGCCTTCACCCCGGAGGAGCCGGAATGATGCGCAACATGCTGCGGAGTGGCTTGGGAGTCCTCGCGGTGCTGGCCATGGTGGGCTGTGGCGGCCCCGTTGAAGACACGCAGGACCTGATGCTGGCGGACCAGGAGCAGGAATTGCCGATGTGCAAGGTGGACGAGCCTCAGCCTTGTCCCACCGGCTACACCTGCGTGAACCGGGTGTGCCGGCCGGATCCGCTGTAACGCTGTCGTCGTTCCCGCCAGGCGGCCTCGGCTGTCGCCGCCTGGCGGTTCGAAGACGTTGGAGAGTCACGTGTCACTGCCGGGTCCCGTTCTCGAAACACCGCGCCTCATCCTCCGGCCCCCCGTGGCGGACGACCTGGAGGGGTTCGTGGCGCTGCTCGCCGACCCGGAGTCGGCCCGGTTCATCGGTGGCGTCCAGCCGCGCACCATGGCGTGGCGGGCCCTGTGTGTCATGGCGGGCGCGTGGGCCCTCCAAGGCGCCGCGATGTTCTCCGTCCTGGAGAAGGCCACGGGTGCGTGGGTGGGACGCGTGGGCCCCTGGCACCCGGACGGCTGGCCAGGGACCGAGATTGGCTGGGGGCTGCGCCGCGAGTACTGGGGCCGGGGCTACGCCACCGAGGCCTCGGCGGCCACCCTCGACTGGGCCTTCGAGCACCTCGGCTGGACGGACGTCATCCACTGCATCGTCCCGGAGAACACGCCCTCCAAGCAGGTCGCGCTCCGGTTGGGCTCGAGCCTGAGAGGTCCGGGCCGCATGCCGCCACCGTTCGACACCCTGAGCGTCGAGGTGTGGGGGCAGAGCCGCGAGGCATGGCGCGCCCGGCGGAATCCGCGGGTCGGCTGATCCTGGAAAACCCCCGTCCCCACCGGCTCCGCCTGCCCGCCCCCTGGGGCTGCTGGCACCCAAATCGTCAAGAAAGACGGGAAGTTGAGGGACCGGCCAAGCGCGTGTTACGACCGGCGATGGCCAGTCCTTCTCCCCCAACTGGCCATTCGGAGCCGGCTTTCCATGAGCGAGCGCAACGACGTCCCGAGGACCACTGCTTCCGTGGCCCCCCTCCCCGTGTCTGGCGCGCCCGCGAGCCCGAACGCTCCGGCCACGGAGACGCTGGCTCAGGCCACGCCCCACCTGCCCGCGGCCAACACCCGCGCCGAGGACGAAGCCCGCGAGCGCATCGCCTCGCTGGAGCGTGAGGCCAAGGCCCTCAGCGGCGCGGAGCCCCACACCGCGGCGCTGCTCTTCCACGAGGTGGGCCTGCTCTGGGAGGAGCCGCTCAAGAATCCGCGCAACGCCGCCGTCGCGTTCCAGAACGCGTACAAGCTAGCGCCCCGCTACCTCGTCAACATCCGCGCCGCCCGCCGGCTGTTCTCGGACGTGGGCAACTGGCAGATGGTGTTGCAGTTGATGGACGCGGAGCTCGCCGCCACCGAGGACTCGCGCCACCAGGCCGCGCTGCTCTTCGAGAAGGGCATCATCCTCCAGGAGCGCCTGTCCCGCGACGAGGAGTCCGCGACCTGCCTGCGCCAGTGCCTGGACCGCCGGCCCACGGACGTCGTGGTGCTCACGCAGCTCGAGTCCGTCTACGCCTCCCGAAACGATGCGCCGGCGCTGGTGGAGGTGTACCGGCTGCTCGCCGCCGCCGTGCAACAGCCGTCGCTGCGCGCGCACTACCTCACCGCCGCGGGCCTGCTGCTCGAGGAGCGGCTGAAGCAGAAGGAAGGCGCCGCGGCCCTGTTCCGCGAGGCCTTCGCGTTGGATCGGTCCGACCTCCAGTTGCTCGCGGCGATGAAGCGCCTGGCCGAGCGCGAGGGCCGCGTCGACGAGCTGCTGGCCGCGCTGGGCGCGGAGGCCTCCGCGCTGGGCGCGCAGGCGGCGCCCGCGTACCTGCAGATCGCCAAGGTGTACGAGCGCAACGGCCGCAAGGATGACGCGCTGGCCGCGCTGCTCGCCGCGCGGCAGGTGGCCCCCAACGAGCCGCTGGTGCTCAGCGAGCTGGCCGGCATCTACGAGACGCAAGGCCGCTTCGAGGAGCTGGCCGACGTGCTGCTGGCGCGCGTGGGCTCGCTCAACGACGAGAGCGAGCTGGTGGCCACCAACCTGCGGCTGGCCGCGCTGTACGAGGAGGTCCTCAAGCGCGAGGCGGACGCGGCGGCGCGGTATCAGGCCATCGTCGCGCGCATCCCTGGCCACGCGGCGGCGCTCGCCGGCCTGGGCAAGCTGTACTACCGCATGCAGAACTGGGAGGGGCTGGTCGCCGTCTTCGACGCGGAGGTCG
This genomic window from Myxococcus hansupus contains:
- a CDS encoding TetR/AcrR family transcriptional regulator, with amino-acid sequence MPRPRSSRLDPERRQTLLAVAAEEFAEHGFDGASYNRILERAGFSKGVAYYYFESKDDLYAAVMGEMLDALARRFGAWEAPARAEAFWRTLRERYFAAVAFVMEDARSARLLRGLSQARSHPKLQDTWGRFEGPLVAWFQRVLEDGREVGAVRGDVPETLLLASLMGIGQATDGWLLEQWAGRGAAALEEGAEQVFSLFEDLLSPRPARKPAARKR
- a CDS encoding aromatic ring-hydroxylating oxygenase subunit alpha, with protein sequence MNEATGTKQEERWATHWYAVAQASALGRSSPLGLQRLGRRLVLWRDADGVAHGADAACPHRGADLGLGRVREGMLECPYHGFRYDGGGACRAMPCEGREAKPSKALSLRKHPVREAHGFIWAWLGGVTREPLPELPWLPSAPEPGPNSASVDDVWSARFTRVMEGMLDLHHFPFAHRRYVPPGYTRLDPYEVQVESGSIRSVGWLRKEDGPPGTGLRFDIHVGYPGALHLRFSPRLDAAVVCTPVDGEHTWIAARFHQRYVPVPGLGWLAARLAIAFEFQFIQPDDHRMVRSSLPRSGALSHGTLVRADRAIVAWHQLHRAALGDAPGTGAS
- a CDS encoding DUF4136 domain-containing protein; its protein translation is MRLLYRMTPVLLGLALAACSGVQVNTNYDPTAVERIERFQRYAWLPQPQGKDSRVYNDITDVRVRMAVDKELQSRGYQRVEMSDDPDFLVGWQGAINTKLSIDTVDSFYGYPWGPYWSPWSSFYGPYGYPYGVGGPRTYVREYEVGTLILDGVDAREQRLVWRGTAQAELHRNLSPEAFQKKIDEAVHKLLSRFPPSPEKR
- a CDS encoding M13 family metallopeptidase, with the translated sequence MTHPHRRFTGARHVLVSACTSALLTSCASSTSAEKPEAPAAAPQAAPVASAPKPTYGTFGFDLAGMDRSITPGNDFNGYANGTWIKQTEIPADRSSYSSFTTLTEQADQRNRQLIEGQNQAAEGSEARKVGDIFASYMDEAAIEARGAAPLKPELDRIAAISQRSQLATVLGASLRADVDALNMGDVTTDRLFGLWVAEDFNEPSRYAPYLLQGGLWLPDRDYYLVDSPRFAEVRKSYQAHIAAMLKLAGFDDVEARAGRVLALERKMAQTHWPQVDTRDVSKANNPWPRAEFAKRAPGLAWNEFFNAAGLGEHPQFIVWQPSALKGLSKLAQSEPLQAWKDYLAFHAVARGAASLPKAFVDESFAFNGKTLSGVPTQRERWKRGVDATNHFMGEAVGKLYVAKYFPPEVKAEADAMVRNIITAFDKRIDALTWMSPETRTRAKQKVSTLQASIGHPERWRDYSGLDIVRGDAYGNAERATLFEYHRNVAKLGKPVDRQEWYMVPQLVNALNSPQQNSIIFPAAILQPPFFDANADPAVNYGAIGAVIGHEIVHSFDDVGAKFDAQGKLENWWTKEDEAKFQAAGQALAAQYNAYRPLPDLSVNGELTLGENIADVAGVAVAYDAYQLSLGGKPAPVIDGFTGDQRFFLGFGQVWRGKYREPYLRRILMTDGHAPGPYRAATVRNLDAWYNAFEVQPGQTLFLTPDQRVRIW
- a CDS encoding GNAT family N-acetyltransferase, with the translated sequence MSLPGPVLETPRLILRPPVADDLEGFVALLADPESARFIGGVQPRTMAWRALCVMAGAWALQGAAMFSVLEKATGAWVGRVGPWHPDGWPGTEIGWGLRREYWGRGYATEASAATLDWAFEHLGWTDVIHCIVPENTPSKQVALRLGSSLRGPGRMPPPFDTLSVEVWGQSREAWRARRNPRVG